DNA from Armatimonadota bacterium:
GTCTTGAACTTCCCGTCGGGGAGGGGGAATAGCCGTCGCTGCATGAAGCCGCGGTCCCGAATGACTGTGGTGGCGGCGTGGCATCGCAGTGAAGCCCTGCCGCGCAGCCCCTGGCTACCGTCGCAGGATACCCAGCAGTGTCTCCGCCAGGCAGTAGACGGAATCCGCGGCCTGTCTGGCCGTCGCGACCAGTGCAAGCACCACCACACCTACCCCGGCCAATGTGAGGAGAACGCCCGCGTAGGTGGCCTCGTGTCGGAGCGTGATCTGCGTCGCGCGTTCCGCCATGAGCCGCTCCACGCGCCTGTGCACATCCACATACCAGCGCCAGGCATTCAGGGCGCTGGGCAACAGCTTGCGCTCCGACTTCTCCCTGGACGCCTCTGCGAGCCGCCGGATACCCGACGCCACGACCTGTGCTGAATATTCCGCAGCGGCTGAGTCGTCGCAGGCGCGCTCGGCGTCCTCGCGCCGGTACCGGCGGTACAGGTGTAGTGTGGGCACCCAGGGCAGGCAAGTGACGCAACTGGACATCAGCAGGTCCAGGACGTTGTCGGACCTGCGGTGGTGGGCCAGCTCGTGGGCAAGAGCCGCCGCGAGTTCATCGCCCGGGAGCAGATTGACCACCGCGCTGGTCACCACCGTGACCGGCTGCAGGAAGCCGACGGTCGCCAGGAAAGCTTCCGGATGCTCGATGATCGCCAATTCGGACGCTCCCGGGCTCGCTTCTCGAAACCGCGCGGCAGTTCGTGAGGAGCGCACCGCACCCGCTACAAACCGGACCAGTCCTGCCACGAACAGGGCGATGCTGACCCATCCGATCGCCTGCACGAACAGCGAGGCGTCGGGCACCCGCTGGATCCACCGGGCACATAGATGAACGCGTCCCGAAACGAGGTGGGGGGAACCGTAGGGGTCATGAAGGGCGGCGTACAGCCCGTAGCCGGCTGCGAGAAGACCGCCGAAGACCGGGACGAGGGCTGCCGCAAGCCACACAAAGCAGCGGGCCGCGGCCTTTTGGGTGGAAAGACTCTCGGCCACGGCCAGCGAAGGAAGGTACAGGAAAACGCTCAGCGTGGCGGTCACCGCCGCGAAGACCACGCCGGCGGCCACGATTACCGACAG
Protein-coding regions in this window:
- a CDS encoding M48 family metalloprotease, translated to MLSVIVAAGVVFAAVTATLSVFLYLPSLAVAESLSTQKAAARCFVWLAAALVPVFGGLLAAGYGLYAALHDPYGSPHLVSGRVHLCARWIQRVPDASLFVQAIGWVSIALFVAGLVRFVAGAVRSSRTAARFREASPGASELAIIEHPEAFLATVGFLQPVTVVTSAVVNLLPGDELAAALAHELAHHRRSDNVLDLLMSSCVTCLPWVPTLHLYRRYRREDAERACDDSAAAEYSAQVVASGIRRLAEASREKSERKLLPSALNAWRWYVDVHRRVERLMAERATQITLRHEATYAGVLLTLAGVGVVVLALVATARQAADSVYCLAETLLGILRR